In Staphylococcus lloydii, the following proteins share a genomic window:
- the sbcD gene encoding exonuclease subunit SbcD, giving the protein MKIIHTADWHLGRMLNGKSLLKDQAYILEQFITAMKEEQPDVIVIAGDVYDTSYPSKDAIQLLERTIDELNLSLNIPLIITSGNHDGKERLNYGARWFEKSNVYIRTQLDCMISPITIDHINFYTLPFATVSEVQHFFQHDTVETHQQATDLCLAHMSKEMDHNAMNMLIGHMTVQGGKRSESERPLTIGTVESVDRASFKDFNHVMLGHLHHPFSIDSDYISYSGSLLQYSFSEVSQPKGYRRVIVENDSIKNTFIPLKPLRELEVVEGDYEDAIQEKISIKNKENYLHFKLKNMSHVTDPMMHLKQIYPNTLALTNMSFDFENTYLEQREAIEQLDDNTIINNFYEDITSTELTMTQRNKITTILNKLTEGGNN; this is encoded by the coding sequence ATGAAAATTATACATACTGCAGATTGGCATTTAGGACGCATGCTTAATGGTAAGTCATTACTCAAAGATCAAGCATATATTTTAGAGCAATTTATTACTGCAATGAAAGAAGAACAGCCCGATGTCATCGTTATAGCAGGGGATGTTTACGATACGAGTTATCCTAGTAAAGACGCGATTCAATTATTAGAACGCACAATTGATGAATTAAATTTATCATTGAACATACCTTTAATTATTACAAGTGGCAATCACGATGGCAAAGAACGTTTGAATTATGGGGCGAGATGGTTTGAAAAATCGAATGTCTATATTAGAACACAATTAGATTGTATGATTTCACCAATAACGATTGATCATATTAATTTTTATACCTTGCCATTTGCGACAGTCAGTGAAGTACAACATTTCTTTCAACATGATACAGTCGAAACACATCAACAGGCTACAGATTTATGTCTAGCACACATGTCTAAAGAGATGGATCATAACGCAATGAACATGTTAATCGGACATATGACCGTTCAGGGTGGTAAACGTTCTGAGTCTGAAAGACCTTTAACAATTGGAACTGTAGAATCGGTTGATAGAGCTTCATTTAAAGACTTTAATCACGTGATGTTAGGTCATCTCCACCATCCATTTAGTATAGATTCTGATTATATTAGCTATAGTGGTTCATTGTTACAATACTCTTTTTCTGAAGTGTCTCAGCCTAAAGGATACCGTAGAGTTATTGTTGAAAATGATAGTATTAAAAACACTTTCATACCATTAAAACCGTTACGTGAATTAGAAGTGGTAGAAGGTGATTATGAAGACGCAATACAAGAAAAAATCAGTATTAAAAATAAAGAAAATTATTTGCATTTTAAATTGAAAAATATGTCACACGTTACCGACCCAATGATGCACTTAAAGCAAATCTATCCCAATACGTTGGCACTCACTAATATGTCTTTTGATTTCGAGAATACGTATTTAGAACAACGTGAAGCTATTGAACAACTTGATGATAATACAATTATTAATAATTTTTATGAAGATATTACGAGTACTGAATTAACGATGACCCAAAGAAATAAAATTACAACTATTCTTAATAAATTGACTGAAGGAGGCAACAATTAA
- a CDS encoding CcdC family protein: MAYLVFSILFAFLMGVVVIIVRMKAQNFPVNEKKIILPPFFMATGALMYVVPYFRLSGMEMLECLILGVLFSTVLIWTSRFEVKGSEIYMKRSKAFPVILISLLLIRTLIKIFISNRIDPGELAGMFFLLAFCMIVPWRIAMLYKYKKVKKQIIN, translated from the coding sequence TTGGCGTATTTAGTGTTTTCGATATTATTTGCCTTTCTAATGGGCGTCGTCGTAATAATCGTAAGAATGAAGGCTCAAAACTTTCCAGTTAACGAAAAGAAAATCATTTTACCACCATTTTTTATGGCAACTGGTGCGTTAATGTATGTAGTTCCTTACTTTCGATTGTCAGGTATGGAAATGCTCGAATGTTTAATATTAGGCGTTTTATTTTCAACGGTATTAATATGGACTTCAAGATTTGAAGTAAAAGGAAGCGAAATATATATGAAACGTTCTAAAGCCTTTCCAGTCATTTTAATTTCATTATTATTAATTAGAACATTAATAAAAATCTTTATTAGCAATAGAATTGATCCTGGAGAATTAGCAGGTATGTTTTTCCTACTCGCATTTTGTATGATAGTGCCTTGGAGAATAGCAATGTTGTATAAATATAAAAAAGTAAAAAAACAAATCATAAATTAA
- a CDS encoding YneF family protein: MAIWLAVILIVIALIIGLVGGFFLARKYMMDYFKKNPPINEEMLRMMMMQMGQKPSQKKINQMMTMMNKNMDSNMKKSK, encoded by the coding sequence ATGGCAATTTGGTTAGCAGTTATTTTAATCGTAATAGCACTAATCATAGGTTTAGTAGGTGGCTTCTTCCTAGCGAGAAAGTATATGATGGATTACTTCAAAAAGAACCCACCAATTAATGAAGAAATGTTACGTATGATGATGATGCAAATGGGTCAAAAACCATCTCAAAAGAAAATTAATCAAATGATGACAATGATGAATAAAAATATGGATTCTAATATGAAAAAATCTAAATAA